In the genome of Coraliomargarita sinensis, one region contains:
- a CDS encoding glycosyl hydrolase family 28-related protein: protein MLLFLLLGFALPAQAWRSSLYPDSWTPPENASFDTDPFIQDFSYAGYRSGDESIPNITSPVYNVTDPAYGADPTDANDDTAAIQAAIDDAAAAGGGVIYLPAGTYRVDPGTNDSALRIQDSNIVLRGDGVGQTFILNTSYEMRRKQVLLIKPPSTSFGNEIAITNDLLNPTRRIPVADTSAFSVGDIVRMRWTFTQAWIDEHNQGSYWDASTGETPADAQYLREVLAVDTSAGWIEVDTPTRYSMKTRDNSRVHTIGGMLSHVGLEDFSIGNLQHPGTTWNNGDYNDPTKPAYQVHASWLISAEDTSDSWITGVESYQAPGNTYTCHMLSNGLRLLRCFRVTVADCAMRRSQYGGGGGNGYMYRIQHSHENLIRDSIADFSRHGFVISHGGTSGNVFLRCEDRNTGRSTGSSGSYSTGGSGSDHHMHFSHSNLFDQCHVYNSFFTASHRGNSGTIPHGLSSAHGVYWNTSGEGNNSTIVRSEQGRYGYIIGTSGSQNGASTPTGGNTSPIDILEGVGEGNNLEPQSIYADQVAKRAQGLLLAMEADATVEITSAYPLSPTVYNYESGEPTYSWSQVSGPSTTFEDPFALSTTVALPSEGTYVLELTADNGTTSVSDQITITAVQEIIPPLENTASRVAVDEILGRSQDTNLNPLGYYVDSSNKVVGGTGSNGSRTDSNVVYRYNLPTLPAGEVVSGLSIQFQINAIRDHSGDNYELDVYLLNTADPTTTGTDLFYHGPDDASHAFIGSHYESSPHNNSYTLPDPANVTLTLDSGEALTLLQSYYSGNRPNQTEAALRFNLDRDYGGLGGSALNRYILEDSASVSGLTIRTMPGTLSDWTAAYDLGGLTAPEDDPDADGIPNRIEAFFGTDPSAATGNVADITTDGTVSTFTHPKNLRPPSDLSATYEWSPNLEDWYPGSEGPSGGATVSFDASTSVEGITTVTATASEVLPQLFIRILVQQNTL from the coding sequence TTGCTTCTCTTTCTCCTCCTTGGCTTCGCACTTCCAGCCCAAGCCTGGCGGTCCAGCTTGTACCCGGATAGCTGGACACCCCCCGAGAATGCCTCCTTTGATACCGACCCGTTCATACAGGACTTTTCCTACGCCGGTTACCGGAGCGGGGATGAGAGCATTCCAAACATCACCAGTCCGGTATACAACGTGACGGACCCGGCTTATGGTGCCGACCCGACCGATGCGAACGATGATACGGCGGCGATTCAGGCCGCGATCGATGACGCAGCAGCCGCCGGAGGCGGCGTGATTTATCTGCCGGCGGGGACCTACCGGGTCGATCCCGGCACGAATGACTCCGCACTACGTATTCAGGATTCAAATATCGTGCTCCGTGGCGACGGCGTGGGACAGACCTTCATCCTTAATACGTCCTATGAGATGCGCCGCAAACAAGTGCTGCTGATCAAGCCGCCTTCGACCAGTTTCGGAAACGAAATTGCGATAACGAATGACCTGCTGAATCCGACCCGCCGGATCCCGGTGGCGGACACTTCTGCCTTCAGCGTCGGGGATATTGTACGAATGAGATGGACCTTCACTCAGGCCTGGATCGACGAGCATAACCAAGGCAGCTACTGGGACGCATCAACCGGTGAGACTCCCGCCGACGCCCAGTACCTCAGGGAAGTCCTCGCGGTGGATACCAGTGCCGGCTGGATCGAAGTCGACACCCCCACCCGCTACAGCATGAAAACCCGCGATAATTCCAGAGTACATACGATCGGCGGGATGCTTTCCCATGTGGGACTGGAGGATTTTTCCATCGGCAACCTGCAGCACCCCGGCACCACCTGGAACAACGGTGACTACAACGACCCCACCAAGCCGGCTTATCAAGTCCACGCCAGTTGGCTGATTTCGGCAGAGGACACGTCCGATTCATGGATCACCGGCGTGGAAAGCTATCAGGCGCCCGGCAACACCTATACCTGCCACATGCTCTCAAATGGGTTGCGACTGCTCCGTTGTTTCCGCGTAACGGTGGCGGACTGTGCCATGCGACGCTCTCAATACGGAGGCGGCGGCGGGAACGGCTACATGTACCGCATCCAGCACAGCCATGAGAACCTGATCCGTGATTCCATCGCCGACTTCTCCCGCCACGGCTTCGTCATTTCCCATGGCGGTACGTCCGGGAATGTCTTCCTCCGCTGTGAAGACCGCAATACAGGACGTTCGACCGGTTCGAGCGGTAGTTATTCGACCGGCGGCTCCGGGAGTGACCACCATATGCATTTCAGCCACTCCAACCTTTTCGACCAGTGCCACGTCTATAATAGTTTCTTTACCGCCAGCCACCGCGGTAATTCTGGTACGATCCCTCATGGCCTGAGCTCAGCTCACGGCGTGTATTGGAATACCAGCGGAGAAGGTAATAACAGCACAATTGTTCGAAGCGAACAAGGCCGCTACGGATACATCATTGGAACCAGTGGCAGTCAGAACGGCGCCTCCACCCCGACCGGGGGAAACACCTCGCCCATCGACATTCTGGAAGGGGTCGGCGAAGGCAACAACCTGGAGCCTCAATCCATCTACGCCGATCAAGTGGCCAAACGCGCCCAGGGCCTGCTGCTTGCCATGGAAGCGGATGCCACCGTCGAAATAACTTCGGCCTACCCGCTAAGCCCGACCGTCTACAATTATGAAAGCGGGGAGCCAACCTATAGCTGGTCGCAAGTCAGCGGCCCGAGCACCACATTCGAAGACCCCTTCGCCTTGAGCACCACGGTCGCCCTCCCGAGCGAAGGCACCTACGTCTTGGAACTGACCGCCGACAATGGAACCACATCCGTCTCCGATCAGATCACAATCACCGCCGTGCAGGAGATTATCCCTCCGCTCGAGAACACGGCCTCCCGTGTTGCGGTGGATGAGATACTGGGCCGTTCGCAGGATACGAACTTAAATCCATTGGGCTACTATGTGGATTCATCCAACAAGGTCGTCGGGGGCACCGGAAGCAACGGCAGCCGGACCGACAGCAATGTCGTCTACCGCTACAACCTGCCGACCCTGCCGGCGGGTGAAGTCGTCAGCGGACTATCCATTCAATTCCAAATTAATGCCATCCGGGATCACAGTGGCGACAATTATGAACTGGATGTTTATCTCTTAAATACGGCCGATCCCACAACGACCGGCACGGACCTGTTTTACCATGGCCCCGATGACGCCAGCCATGCTTTCATCGGCAGTCACTATGAATCCTCGCCTCATAACAACTCTTACACCTTGCCTGATCCGGCCAATGTCACGTTGACACTCGACAGCGGCGAAGCCCTCACCTTGTTACAGAGTTACTACAGCGGCAATCGACCCAACCAAACCGAAGCCGCCCTGCGCTTCAACCTCGACCGGGACTACGGCGGCTTAGGTGGCAGCGCCCTCAACCGGTATATTCTGGAAGATTCGGCGTCGGTTTCCGGACTGACGATACGGACCATGCCCGGGACGCTCAGCGATTGGACGGCCGCCTACGACTTGGGCGGATTGACCGCTCCCGAAGATGATCCGGACGCCGACGGCATCCCGAATCGTATCGAAGCCTTTTTCGGCACCGATCCTAGCGCAGCCACTGGCAACGTAGCCGACATAACGACCGATGGCACCGTCTCTACTTTCACGCACCCTAAAAATCTGCGCCCCCCATCCGACCTCAGCGCCACGTATGAATGGTCGCCCAACCTGGAGGATTGGTATCCCGGCTCCGAGGGGCCGAGTGGCGGGGCAACCGTCAGCTTCGACGCCTCGACATCGGTGGAGGGCATAACGACGGTAACCGCCACCGCGAGCGAAGTCTTGCCCCAGCTCTTTATCAGAATTCTGGTCCAGCAGAACACCCTCTGA
- a CDS encoding sialate O-acetylesterase — translation MRTLLTPLHLFSILLITMPLARAEVVLPEIFQDHMILQQGVPNCIWGTAEPGERVTAGFAGQQVSAKADHDGNWKLYLAPLAASSEPRELTVEASNRIALQDVLVGEVWWASGQSNMATGIRQSRGDQQKVFAAQKDNKRVRAYIRGKWYLLSEQATQTSAVAFFFALKLEQTLDVPVAYVVVAQNGSKIEPFVPPAEAEAYELGPKSSKIYNERVAPLTDYAIKGVIWYQGESNRGADNYFDSLKALYSGWSRVFEMPELPFYQVQIAPFNKQEEKTSLISDSVWAAQYRAAEEIPGMGIIPLHDTGISVKRIHPRSKQPVGERLAALALKHQYGKDVVTTGPVFSRAIRQSDKILVRFDHVDEGLTTTDGKSPSYFELSSDGKNFVEAEARIKGEHVEVMAEGVSEPEFVRMGWFDIAIPNLTDKNGWPVFAFPAQPVE, via the coding sequence ATGAGAACACTCCTGACTCCTCTGCACCTATTTTCGATCCTCTTAATCACGATGCCGCTTGCCCGCGCCGAAGTTGTGCTGCCGGAGATCTTTCAGGACCACATGATCCTGCAGCAGGGGGTGCCCAACTGCATCTGGGGCACGGCGGAACCGGGCGAGAGAGTTACGGCGGGCTTTGCCGGCCAGCAGGTTTCCGCCAAGGCGGATCACGATGGAAACTGGAAGCTTTATCTTGCTCCTCTAGCGGCAAGTTCCGAGCCGCGGGAGTTGACTGTGGAAGCGAGTAACCGTATCGCGCTGCAGGACGTTCTGGTCGGTGAGGTTTGGTGGGCCTCCGGGCAATCCAATATGGCCACCGGGATCCGGCAATCGCGCGGGGATCAGCAGAAAGTCTTTGCCGCACAAAAAGACAATAAGCGTGTGCGGGCCTACATCCGGGGGAAGTGGTACCTTCTCTCAGAACAGGCGACACAAACCTCAGCGGTCGCCTTCTTCTTCGCCTTGAAGTTGGAGCAAACTCTGGATGTGCCGGTCGCTTATGTGGTGGTCGCCCAGAACGGCTCGAAGATCGAGCCTTTCGTCCCCCCGGCCGAAGCTGAGGCTTACGAGCTGGGCCCGAAAAGTTCAAAGATCTACAACGAGCGGGTGGCGCCTTTGACGGATTATGCCATCAAGGGCGTTATCTGGTATCAGGGAGAGTCCAACCGTGGTGCGGACAACTACTTTGATTCGCTCAAGGCCCTATACTCCGGTTGGTCGCGCGTTTTTGAGATGCCGGAACTTCCATTCTATCAGGTGCAGATTGCCCCCTTCAACAAGCAGGAAGAGAAGACTTCTCTGATTAGTGACAGTGTGTGGGCGGCCCAGTATCGTGCGGCCGAAGAGATTCCGGGCATGGGAATCATCCCGCTGCACGATACTGGCATCAGCGTCAAACGCATCCATCCTAGATCCAAGCAGCCGGTGGGCGAGCGTTTGGCGGCTCTGGCTTTGAAACATCAATACGGGAAGGATGTGGTTACCACAGGGCCGGTCTTTTCCCGGGCGATTCGCCAGAGCGACAAGATCTTGGTCCGCTTTGATCACGTGGATGAAGGCCTGACAACGACAGACGGGAAATCGCCCAGCTATTTCGAACTTTCCTCGGACGGGAAAAACTTTGTCGAGGCCGAAGCCCGGATCAAGGGCGAGCATGTCGAAGTCATGGCCGAGGGCGTTTCCGAGCCGGAGTTTGTCCGCATGGGCTGGTTCGACATCGCCATTCCCAATCTCACCGACAAAAACGGCTGGCCGGTCTTCGCCTTTCCGGCCCAGCCAGTCGAATGA